In Isoptericola jiangsuensis, the following proteins share a genomic window:
- a CDS encoding uroporphyrinogen-III synthase — protein sequence MAGCTVLVTADRRSGELAAALGRRGAAVRHAPALSMVPHVDDDTLVAATAALVDDPPDVVVATTGVGFRAWVEAADAHGLADDLLRVLGGARIVARGPKARGAVQAAGLSTDWVAESETAAEVAEVLLSEGVQGLHVAIQHHGAGADGLDEVFAKAGARVSPLVVYRWGATPDPEALRASVRAAAAGEIDAVVFTSAPGAEAWLEAVEQAGLLDEVVARFAAGQMVAASVGPVTSRPLAHRGIPTLEPERGRLGALVRALVGHYEQIEAVALGTVAGPLVIRARVAVLDGQVLPLSPTGVEVLRLLAAAGGGVVTREAVLDVLPGVSRDGHAVEVAIARLREATGRRDLVKTVVKRGYRLELAVA from the coding sequence ATGGCCGGGTGCACCGTGCTCGTCACGGCGGACCGGCGCTCGGGCGAGCTCGCCGCCGCGCTCGGCCGTCGCGGTGCGGCCGTGCGGCACGCCCCGGCCCTCAGCATGGTGCCGCACGTCGACGACGACACCCTGGTGGCGGCCACCGCCGCGCTCGTCGACGACCCGCCGGACGTCGTCGTCGCCACGACGGGCGTGGGGTTCCGCGCGTGGGTCGAGGCGGCGGACGCCCACGGCCTGGCCGACGACCTGCTGCGCGTGCTGGGCGGCGCCCGGATCGTGGCGCGCGGGCCCAAGGCGCGCGGCGCGGTGCAGGCCGCGGGCCTGAGCACCGACTGGGTGGCGGAGTCCGAGACCGCCGCCGAGGTCGCCGAGGTGCTGCTCAGCGAGGGCGTGCAGGGCCTGCACGTCGCGATCCAGCACCACGGCGCGGGCGCCGACGGCCTGGACGAGGTGTTCGCCAAGGCCGGCGCCCGGGTGTCCCCGCTCGTGGTGTACCGGTGGGGCGCCACCCCGGACCCGGAGGCCCTGCGCGCGTCCGTGCGCGCCGCCGCCGCGGGGGAGATCGACGCCGTCGTGTTCACCTCCGCGCCGGGCGCCGAGGCCTGGCTGGAGGCCGTGGAGCAGGCGGGCCTGCTCGACGAGGTCGTGGCCCGGTTCGCCGCGGGCCAGATGGTCGCCGCGTCCGTCGGCCCTGTCACCTCCCGCCCGCTGGCGCACCGTGGCATCCCGACCCTGGAGCCGGAGCGCGGCCGCCTCGGTGCCCTCGTGCGCGCCCTGGTGGGGCACTACGAGCAGATCGAGGCGGTCGCGCTCGGCACGGTCGCCGGCCCCCTCGTCATCCGGGCGCGCGTGGCGGTGCTCGACGGCCAGGTGCTGCCCCTGTCGCCCACCGGGGTCGAGGTGCTGCGCCTGCTCGCCGCGGCCGGGGGCGGCGTCGTCACCCGCGAGGCCGTGCTGGACGTCCTGCCGGGCGTGTCCCGCGACGGGCACGCCGTCGAGGTCGCGATCGCCCGGCTGCGCGAGGCCACCGGGCGGCGGGACCTCGTCAAGACGGTCGTGAAGCGGGGCTACCGGCTGGAGCTCGCGGTCGCCTGA
- the cobA gene encoding uroporphyrinogen-III C-methyltransferase: MTAPGRVTLVGAGPGAADLLTYRAWRTLTTADVVVHDRLVPLEVLADLGADVEVVDVGKTPGHHKLPQADIDALLVRHARAGRHVVRLKGGDPFVFGRGGEEWAACAAAGVPVEVVPGVSSALAVPALAGVPLTHRGTTTAFHVVTAHTRAGEQELDDVAVACVTARAATLVILMGVSALPAIVARLLDAGADPATPVAIVERGSTPQQRVTRVGLDLAAKRAEEVGVTAPAVIVVGDVAAEGLLEGTGDRGVVGGARG; this comes from the coding sequence GTGACCGCCCCGGGGCGCGTCACCCTCGTCGGAGCCGGCCCGGGCGCCGCCGACCTGCTCACCTACCGCGCCTGGCGAACCCTCACCACGGCCGACGTCGTCGTGCACGACCGCCTCGTCCCGCTCGAGGTCCTCGCCGACCTCGGCGCGGACGTCGAGGTGGTCGACGTCGGCAAGACCCCCGGGCACCACAAGCTCCCGCAGGCCGACATCGACGCCCTGCTCGTGCGGCACGCCCGGGCCGGACGGCACGTCGTCCGGCTCAAGGGCGGCGACCCGTTCGTGTTCGGCCGCGGCGGCGAGGAGTGGGCCGCGTGCGCCGCCGCGGGCGTGCCCGTCGAGGTCGTGCCCGGCGTCTCGTCGGCGCTCGCCGTCCCGGCGCTCGCGGGCGTCCCGCTCACCCACCGCGGCACGACGACGGCGTTCCACGTCGTCACGGCGCACACGCGGGCCGGTGAGCAGGAGCTCGACGACGTCGCCGTGGCCTGCGTCACCGCCCGTGCCGCTACCCTGGTGATCCTCATGGGGGTGTCCGCCCTGCCGGCGATCGTGGCCCGCCTGCTCGACGCCGGTGCGGACCCGGCCACCCCCGTGGCGATCGTGGAACGGGGGTCCACGCCGCAGCAGCGCGTGACGCGGGTCGGTCTCGACCTCGCGGCCAAGCGGGCCGAGGAGGTCGGCGTGACCGCCCCCGCCGTGATCGTGGTCGGGGACGTGGCCGCCGAGGGACTGCTGGAGGGCACCGGTGACCGAGGAGTCGTGGGGGGCGCGCGTGGGTGA
- the nirD gene encoding nitrite reductase small subunit NirD, whose amino-acid sequence MTAVPATDADAPARPAADPTAVTWTAVCPLDALVPERGAAALLERRDGTTVQVALFRLLDDTVLAVQQLDPYSGAHVLSRGIVGTRGGAPTVAGPVYKQVFDLRTGRCLDTGGKSPRPGHDDHLEPFPVDVRDAVVHVGV is encoded by the coding sequence ATGACCGCCGTCCCCGCCACCGACGCCGACGCCCCGGCCCGCCCCGCGGCCGACCCCACCGCCGTGACCTGGACGGCCGTGTGCCCGCTCGACGCCCTCGTCCCCGAGCGGGGGGCCGCCGCGCTCCTGGAGCGCCGCGACGGCACCACCGTCCAGGTCGCGCTGTTCCGCCTGCTCGACGACACCGTCCTCGCGGTCCAGCAGCTCGACCCCTACTCCGGCGCGCACGTGCTCTCCCGCGGGATCGTCGGCACCCGCGGCGGCGCACCCACCGTCGCCGGACCCGTCTACAAGCAGGTCTTCGACCTGCGCACCGGACGCTGCCTCGACACCGGCGGGAAGTCGCCCCGCCCCGGCCACGACGACCACCTGGAGCCCTTCCCCGTCGACGTGCGCGACGCCGTCGTGCACGTGGGGGTCTGA
- the nirB gene encoding nitrite reductase large subunit NirB yields MTSEPRTPVPAGTRRHVVVVGGGMVAQRFVEALRARDDAGAWRVSVFAEEPRKPYDRVGLTRYFEVRDPEELTLGDPALWDDPLVTLHRDCRVDSIDREARTVTDRLGRVHAYDELVLATGSSAAMPPIPGHELPGVFVYRTIDDVAALRGWVEAKREAGRVETRGGVVTRPVRGAVIGGGLLGLEAAGALKALGAQATVIQFGTHLMDVQVDLGGGQALQRLIRDKGIAVRASTATDQMRPHRRSGHVGRLDFADGGRLDVDVVVVATGVRPRDELARTAGLEIGARGGAVVDLTCRTADEHVWAIGEVACIEGRCLGLVAPGNTMAEVVVDRLLGGEAEFPGADTATRLKLSGVDVASFGDAHGRTEDCVEVVWADPTAGVYKKLVLSDDARTLLGGVFVGDAAPYASLRPMLGAELPGDPAAFLLPEGAGAAPELELPDEANVCSCNNVSAGTIRGAVTDHACTSVGEVKACTRAGTTCGACLPLVKKLTETQMAKAGIQVSTALCEHFELSRAQLFDAVRVADLHTFSEIIARFGRVPDGARDAGRGCDICKPVVASVLASLGNGHILAGEQATLQDTNDHMLANMQKDGTYSVVPRMPGGEVTPEGLIVVGQVAKDFGLYTKITGGQRIDMFGARVEQLPLIWRRLVDAGFESGHAYGKSLRTVKSCVGSTWCRYGVQDSVGMAVELELRYRGLRSPHKLKMGVSGCARECAEARGKDVGVIATDKGWNLYVGGNGGQTPRHALLLAEDLDTATLLRTIDRFLMLYVRTADRLQRTAPWVEEYEGGLDAIRRVVLEDSLGIGADLDAAMARHVGDYEDEWKAVLDDPDKLARFGSFVNAPATPDPTLAYVPERGQKRPATPDEVAAGPAGPVDPSLVGPVLVAGPTLEVRA; encoded by the coding sequence ATGACCAGCGAGCCCCGCACCCCCGTCCCGGCCGGCACCCGGCGTCACGTCGTCGTCGTCGGCGGCGGCATGGTGGCGCAACGCTTCGTCGAGGCGCTCCGCGCCCGCGACGACGCCGGCGCTTGGCGCGTCAGCGTGTTCGCCGAGGAGCCGCGCAAGCCGTACGACCGCGTGGGCCTCACCCGCTACTTCGAGGTCCGCGACCCGGAGGAGCTCACCCTGGGCGACCCGGCGCTGTGGGACGACCCGCTCGTCACCCTGCACCGCGACTGCCGGGTCGACTCGATCGACCGCGAGGCGCGCACCGTCACCGACCGCCTCGGCCGGGTGCACGCCTACGACGAGCTCGTCCTGGCGACCGGGTCCAGCGCGGCGATGCCGCCGATCCCCGGCCACGAGCTGCCCGGCGTGTTCGTGTACCGCACGATCGACGACGTGGCCGCGCTGCGCGGCTGGGTCGAGGCGAAGCGTGAGGCCGGCCGGGTCGAGACCCGCGGCGGCGTCGTCACCAGGCCCGTCCGCGGCGCCGTCATCGGCGGCGGTTTGCTCGGCCTGGAGGCGGCGGGCGCGCTCAAGGCGCTCGGTGCGCAGGCGACCGTGATCCAGTTCGGCACGCACCTCATGGACGTGCAGGTGGACCTCGGCGGCGGGCAGGCGCTCCAGCGCCTCATCCGCGACAAGGGCATCGCGGTCCGCGCGAGCACCGCCACCGACCAGATGCGCCCGCACCGGCGCAGCGGGCACGTCGGCCGCCTGGACTTCGCCGACGGCGGGCGGCTCGACGTGGACGTCGTGGTCGTGGCCACCGGGGTGCGCCCCCGCGACGAGCTGGCCCGCACCGCGGGGCTGGAGATCGGCGCCCGGGGCGGCGCCGTCGTCGACCTGACGTGCCGCACGGCCGACGAGCACGTGTGGGCGATCGGCGAGGTCGCGTGCATCGAGGGGCGCTGCCTGGGCCTGGTCGCGCCGGGCAACACGATGGCGGAGGTCGTCGTCGACCGGCTGCTGGGCGGCGAGGCCGAGTTCCCCGGCGCGGACACCGCGACCAGGCTCAAGCTGTCGGGCGTCGACGTCGCGTCGTTCGGCGACGCGCACGGCCGCACCGAGGACTGCGTCGAGGTCGTGTGGGCCGACCCGACGGCGGGCGTCTACAAGAAGCTCGTCCTGTCCGACGACGCACGGACCCTGCTCGGCGGGGTGTTCGTCGGCGACGCGGCCCCGTACGCGTCCCTGCGCCCCATGCTCGGGGCGGAGCTGCCGGGCGACCCGGCGGCCTTCCTGCTGCCCGAGGGCGCCGGCGCGGCACCCGAGCTCGAGCTGCCCGACGAGGCCAACGTCTGCTCCTGCAACAACGTCTCGGCCGGCACGATCCGCGGCGCGGTGACCGACCACGCCTGCACCTCCGTCGGCGAGGTCAAGGCGTGCACGCGGGCCGGCACCACCTGCGGCGCCTGCCTCCCGCTGGTCAAGAAGCTCACCGAGACGCAGATGGCCAAGGCCGGCATCCAGGTCTCCACCGCGCTGTGCGAGCACTTCGAGCTGTCCCGCGCCCAGCTCTTCGACGCCGTCCGCGTCGCCGACCTGCACACGTTCAGCGAGATCATCGCCCGGTTCGGCCGCGTGCCCGACGGCGCACGGGACGCCGGCCGCGGCTGCGACATCTGCAAGCCGGTCGTCGCGTCCGTCCTGGCCAGCCTCGGCAACGGCCACATCCTCGCCGGCGAGCAGGCCACCCTGCAGGACACCAACGACCACATGCTCGCCAACATGCAGAAGGACGGCACCTACTCGGTGGTCCCGCGCATGCCCGGCGGCGAGGTCACCCCCGAGGGCCTCATCGTCGTCGGGCAGGTCGCGAAGGACTTCGGCCTCTACACGAAGATCACCGGCGGCCAGCGCATCGACATGTTCGGCGCACGCGTCGAGCAGCTCCCGCTCATTTGGCGGCGGCTCGTCGACGCCGGGTTCGAGTCCGGCCACGCCTACGGCAAGTCGCTGCGCACCGTGAAATCGTGCGTCGGGTCCACCTGGTGCCGGTACGGCGTCCAGGACTCCGTCGGCATGGCCGTCGAGCTCGAGCTGCGATACCGCGGCCTGCGCTCCCCGCACAAGCTGAAGATGGGCGTCTCCGGGTGCGCCCGCGAGTGCGCCGAGGCCCGCGGCAAGGACGTCGGCGTCATCGCCACCGACAAGGGCTGGAACCTGTACGTCGGCGGCAACGGCGGCCAGACCCCCAGGCACGCGCTCCTGCTCGCCGAGGACCTCGACACCGCCACCCTGCTGCGCACGATCGACCGGTTCCTCATGCTCTACGTCCGCACCGCCGACCGCCTCCAGCGCACCGCCCCCTGGGTCGAGGAGTACGAGGGCGGGCTCGACGCGATCCGCCGGGTCGTCCTGGAGGACTCCCTGGGCATCGGCGCCGACCTCGACGCCGCGATGGCCCGGCACGTCGGCGACTACGAGGACGAGTGGAAGGCCGTGCTCGACGACCCCGACAAGCTCGCCCGCTTCGGCTCGTTCGTCAACGCGCCGGCCACCCCCGACCCGACGCTCGCCTACGTGCCCGAGCGCGGCCAGAAGCGCCCCGCCACCCCCGACGAGGTCGCCGCCGGCCCCGCGGGACCCGTCGACCCGTCCCTCGTCGGCCCCGTCCTCGTGGCCGGCCCCACCCTGGAGGTGCGCGCATGA
- a CDS encoding FAD-dependent oxidoreductase: protein MSLHVPLKVVVVGHGMVGSRFADELVRRSPDAFDVTVLGAEPYEPYNRVLLSDVVAGRTEVASLGMPEVAGEHVTVLRGVTAVAVDRAARTVTDASGAVHPYDHLVLATGSQARVVPLPGLVDDAGRTVLPGGVHALRDLDDAREIVAATVNATRAVVVGGGVLGVEAAYGLAARGLEVTLVDPSPAPMHRQLHADAGAVLAAGLAASGVTVRCGVRPTEVLVAGGRAVGVRVTGRAPHGAEEVVAAGLVVLTTGTVPRTDLARRAGLEVDRGVVVGHDLATPDDPRVCAIGDCAQPPEGSRGLVAEGWDQARRLADRLAGLVAARAAAAHRSDGPREHLRLPHADARPSMAVRLGTLLASRTPTDAGIDTRGTDVVKVKAGSLSVVSMGACGAGRAPVDGERAVRLHDPAGGRFVEAVVAGGVLVGATCVGDARVAADLTAAYTRRTPTPVDPAHLLLTAVMPGAEPATSPEHMPDDATVCRCNGVTKHDITACWDAGARSVPEIAGATRATTGCGGCRDAVCGLARWLGSTRVDDEPARPDRAHV from the coding sequence ATGAGTCTCCACGTGCCGCTGAAGGTCGTCGTCGTCGGCCACGGCATGGTCGGCTCCCGGTTCGCCGACGAGCTGGTGCGCCGCAGCCCCGACGCGTTCGACGTCACCGTGCTCGGCGCCGAGCCGTACGAGCCGTACAACCGCGTGCTCCTCAGCGACGTCGTCGCGGGGCGTACCGAGGTCGCGTCCCTCGGCATGCCGGAGGTCGCGGGCGAGCACGTCACGGTGCTGCGCGGCGTCACGGCCGTCGCGGTCGACCGGGCGGCGCGCACGGTGACCGACGCCTCCGGCGCGGTGCACCCCTACGACCACCTCGTCCTGGCCACCGGCTCGCAGGCGCGCGTCGTCCCGCTGCCCGGCCTCGTCGACGACGCCGGGCGCACCGTGCTGCCGGGTGGCGTGCACGCGCTGCGGGACCTCGACGACGCCCGCGAGATCGTCGCGGCGACCGTCAACGCGACGCGGGCGGTCGTCGTGGGGGGCGGGGTGCTGGGCGTCGAGGCGGCGTACGGCCTGGCCGCCCGCGGGCTGGAGGTGACGCTGGTCGACCCGTCGCCCGCCCCGATGCACCGCCAGCTCCACGCCGACGCCGGTGCGGTCCTGGCCGCGGGCCTGGCGGCGAGCGGGGTCACGGTGCGCTGCGGCGTGCGCCCCACCGAGGTGCTGGTCGCGGGCGGGCGCGCGGTGGGGGTGCGGGTCACGGGTCGGGCGCCGCACGGTGCGGAGGAGGTCGTGGCCGCGGGTCTCGTCGTGCTCACCACGGGCACGGTGCCGCGCACCGACCTCGCCCGCCGGGCGGGCCTGGAGGTCGACCGTGGGGTCGTCGTCGGGCACGACCTCGCGACGCCGGACGACCCCCGGGTGTGCGCGATCGGCGACTGCGCGCAGCCGCCGGAGGGGTCCCGGGGGCTGGTGGCCGAGGGCTGGGACCAGGCGCGGCGCCTGGCCGACCGGCTCGCGGGCCTGGTCGCCGCCCGCGCCGCCGCGGCGCACCGGTCGGACGGGCCGCGCGAGCACCTGCGCCTCCCGCACGCCGACGCCCGGCCGTCGATGGCGGTGCGGCTCGGCACGCTGCTCGCGTCCCGCACGCCGACGGACGCGGGGATCGACACGCGCGGCACCGACGTCGTCAAGGTCAAGGCGGGTTCGCTGAGCGTCGTCTCGATGGGGGCGTGCGGCGCGGGTCGCGCGCCCGTCGACGGCGAGCGCGCGGTGCGGCTGCACGACCCGGCGGGCGGCCGGTTCGTCGAGGCCGTCGTGGCCGGCGGGGTGCTCGTGGGCGCGACCTGCGTCGGGGACGCCCGCGTCGCCGCCGACCTCACCGCGGCGTACACGCGCCGCACGCCGACGCCGGTGGACCCCGCGCACCTGCTCCTCACCGCCGTCATGCCCGGCGCGGAGCCGGCGACGTCGCCCGAGCACATGCCCGACGACGCCACCGTGTGCCGCTGCAACGGCGTCACCAAGCACGACATCACCGCGTGCTGGGACGCGGGCGCCCGGTCCGTGCCGGAGATCGCCGGGGCGACCCGGGCGACCACCGGCTGCGGCGGCTGCCGGGACGCCGTCTGCGGGCTGGCCCGGTGGCTGGGCTCCACGCGGGTCGACGACGAGCCCGCCCGACCCGACCGGGCGCACGTGTGA
- a CDS encoding molybdopterin oxidoreductase family protein, producing MTATSAAPAQTHCPYCALQCGMALTPAGEPLAAPDGRAPLPVTVAPRDFPTNAGGLCQKGWTSASVLTVPDRITTPLLRGPDGELAPASWEAALDVVAAGVRRVQAAHGPDGVAVFGGGGLTNEKAYALGKFARTVLRTSRIDYNGRFCMSSAAAAGNRAFGADRGLPFPLTDLGGAQAVLLLGSNPAETMPPFVQHLAGAREAGGLVVVDPRRSATARLTDDDQGIHLQPVPGTDMVVLLALTHVVVAEGLVDRAFVDERTTGHDAVVRAVSAWWPERAETVCGVPAPTLRRVARLLAAASPARGGRGAYVLTGRGVEQSAQGTATVTAAIDLALLLGLVGRPGSGYGCLTGQGNGQGGREHGQKSDQLPGYRKIDDPAARAHVAAVWGVEESTIPGPGLPAVALLDALGRPGGPQALFVHGSNVLVSAPNADRVRERLAALDLLVVCDFVPSETAMLADVVLPVTQWAEEEGTMTSLEGRVIRRRQAVDAPGEARSELWILAELARRLGSDVAFPTEPAVVFDELARASRGGVADYSGLSHARLDADEDAGGAGLYWPCPAPGPDGAEHPGTPRMFLDGFPTPDGRARLVAVDHLGPTDDVRADAPTYLVTGRVLQHYQSGAQTRRVAELDRLVPEPYVEIHPYLGLRVGVGDGERARVRSVRGEVEAVARWTDAVRPEVVFMPFHWGGTGSVNRVTSDAVDPVSAMPEFKVCAVVVEPATPPRPVTGSRPDPQEVPA from the coding sequence ATGACCGCCACCTCCGCCGCGCCGGCGCAGACCCATTGCCCCTACTGCGCGCTGCAGTGCGGCATGGCGCTCACGCCCGCCGGGGAGCCGCTCGCGGCCCCCGACGGGCGTGCGCCCCTGCCCGTGACCGTCGCCCCGCGCGACTTCCCGACCAACGCGGGTGGCCTGTGCCAGAAGGGCTGGACGAGCGCGAGCGTGCTCACCGTGCCGGACCGGATCACCACCCCGCTGCTGCGCGGCCCCGACGGCGAGCTGGCCCCGGCGAGCTGGGAGGCGGCCCTCGACGTCGTGGCGGCCGGGGTGCGCCGCGTCCAGGCCGCGCACGGGCCGGACGGCGTCGCGGTGTTCGGCGGCGGTGGCCTGACCAACGAGAAGGCGTACGCGCTGGGCAAGTTCGCCCGCACCGTGCTGCGCACGTCCCGCATCGACTACAACGGCCGGTTCTGCATGTCGTCGGCCGCGGCGGCGGGCAACCGCGCGTTCGGCGCCGACCGTGGCCTGCCGTTCCCCCTCACCGACCTCGGCGGGGCGCAGGCGGTGCTGCTGCTGGGCTCCAACCCGGCCGAGACGATGCCGCCGTTCGTGCAGCACCTCGCCGGTGCCCGGGAGGCGGGCGGGCTCGTCGTGGTCGACCCGCGGCGGTCCGCCACGGCCCGGCTGACGGACGACGACCAGGGGATCCACCTCCAGCCGGTGCCGGGCACCGACATGGTGGTGCTGCTCGCCCTGACCCACGTGGTGGTGGCCGAGGGCCTGGTGGACCGGGCGTTCGTCGACGAGCGCACGACCGGGCACGACGCCGTCGTGCGTGCCGTCTCCGCGTGGTGGCCCGAGCGGGCGGAGACGGTGTGCGGCGTCCCCGCGCCGACGCTGCGCCGGGTGGCGCGCCTCCTGGCCGCGGCGTCGCCGGCGCGGGGCGGGCGCGGGGCGTACGTGCTGACGGGCCGCGGGGTCGAGCAGTCGGCGCAGGGTACGGCCACGGTGACGGCAGCGATCGACCTGGCGCTGCTGCTGGGGCTGGTGGGGCGGCCGGGGTCCGGCTACGGCTGCCTCACGGGGCAGGGCAACGGGCAGGGCGGGCGCGAGCACGGCCAGAAGTCGGACCAGCTGCCCGGGTACCGCAAGATCGACGACCCGGCCGCCCGCGCCCACGTGGCCGCGGTGTGGGGTGTCGAGGAGTCCACGATCCCGGGACCGGGGCTGCCCGCCGTGGCGCTGCTCGACGCGCTCGGGCGGCCCGGCGGGCCGCAGGCGCTGTTCGTCCACGGGTCCAACGTGCTGGTCTCCGCCCCCAACGCGGACCGGGTGCGCGAGCGCCTCGCCGCCCTCGACCTGCTGGTGGTGTGCGACTTCGTGCCGTCGGAGACGGCGATGCTGGCGGACGTCGTGCTGCCCGTGACCCAGTGGGCGGAGGAGGAGGGCACGATGACGTCCCTGGAGGGCCGCGTCATCCGTCGCCGGCAGGCCGTCGACGCCCCCGGCGAGGCCCGCTCCGAGCTGTGGATCCTCGCCGAGCTCGCCCGCCGCCTCGGCTCGGACGTCGCCTTCCCGACCGAGCCCGCCGTCGTGTTCGACGAGCTCGCCCGCGCCTCGCGCGGCGGGGTCGCCGACTACTCCGGTCTGTCGCACGCGCGCCTCGACGCCGACGAGGACGCGGGCGGCGCGGGCCTGTACTGGCCGTGCCCCGCGCCGGGGCCGGACGGGGCCGAGCACCCCGGCACGCCCCGGATGTTCCTCGACGGGTTCCCCACGCCCGACGGCCGGGCCCGCCTGGTGGCCGTCGACCACCTCGGCCCCACCGACGACGTGCGCGCCGACGCGCCGACCTACCTCGTCACCGGGCGGGTGCTCCAGCACTACCAGTCCGGCGCCCAGACGCGCCGCGTGGCCGAGCTCGACCGGCTCGTGCCCGAGCCGTACGTCGAGATCCACCCGTACCTCGGCCTGCGGGTCGGGGTCGGCGACGGCGAGCGGGCCCGGGTGCGGTCCGTGCGCGGCGAGGTCGAGGCGGTCGCCCGCTGGACCGACGCCGTGCGGCCCGAGGTCGTGTTCATGCCTTTCCACTGGGGCGGCACCGGCAGCGTCAACCGGGTCACGAGCGACGCCGTCGACCCCGTCTCCGCCATGCCCGAGTTCAAGGTGTGCGCGGTCGTCGTCGAACCGGCGACGCCCCCGCGGCCCGTCACCGGATCCCGTCCCGACCCCCAGGAGGTGCCGGCATGA
- a CDS encoding MFS transporter codes for MVAPTSGTAPAETVPEGTAGTDATPVAPPRRPVHRSGRWIDHWDPEDTVFWRDGGRRIARRNLAVSVFAEFLGFCVWAVWSIVVPQLPAAGFALTADQMFWLISLPALVGATLRIPYTLAVPVFGGRNWTVVSALLLLVPTLSLAWVVQHPGTPFGVLLAVAALAGFGGGNFASSMANISFFFPEKEKGAALGWNAAGGNIGTAAVQFVVPLVIATGAGLALQNAGLVFVPFVLLAAILAWRLMDNLGTAKADPRSFGAAAREKHTWVISFVYIGTFGSFVGFAGAFPTLLAREFPEVTLSLAFLGALVGSLSRPAGGWVADRLGGARVTLVSFAVMIVGALGAITALGSGSFGLFFGSFLLLFVATGVGNGSVYRMIPAAFRVAKQGQDPAVTAKLAAGCIGIAGAVGAFGGFLIPRGFAMSTTATGSLVPALWVIVGVYAVMAVVTWATYGRRGGVMGAARV; via the coding sequence ATGGTTGCTCCGACGAGCGGCACCGCCCCCGCCGAGACGGTGCCGGAGGGCACCGCCGGCACCGACGCCACCCCGGTCGCGCCGCCGCGCCGGCCCGTCCACCGGTCCGGCCGGTGGATCGACCACTGGGACCCCGAGGACACCGTGTTCTGGCGGGACGGCGGACGCCGGATCGCCCGCCGCAACCTGGCGGTCTCCGTGTTCGCCGAGTTCCTCGGGTTCTGCGTGTGGGCCGTCTGGTCGATCGTGGTCCCGCAGCTCCCGGCCGCCGGGTTCGCGCTGACCGCCGACCAGATGTTCTGGCTGATCAGCCTCCCGGCGCTCGTCGGCGCCACGCTGCGCATCCCCTACACCCTGGCCGTGCCGGTGTTCGGCGGCCGCAACTGGACGGTCGTGTCGGCCCTGCTGCTGCTGGTCCCGACGCTCTCGCTCGCCTGGGTGGTGCAGCACCCGGGCACGCCGTTCGGCGTCCTGCTGGCCGTCGCGGCGCTCGCGGGCTTCGGCGGCGGCAACTTCGCCTCGTCGATGGCGAACATCTCGTTCTTCTTCCCGGAGAAGGAGAAGGGCGCGGCGCTGGGGTGGAACGCGGCCGGCGGCAACATCGGCACCGCCGCGGTGCAGTTCGTGGTCCCGCTGGTCATCGCCACGGGCGCGGGGCTGGCGCTGCAGAACGCGGGCCTGGTGTTCGTGCCGTTCGTGCTGCTCGCCGCGATCCTCGCGTGGCGGCTCATGGACAACCTCGGCACCGCGAAGGCCGACCCGCGGTCGTTCGGCGCGGCGGCGCGCGAGAAGCACACGTGGGTCATCTCGTTCGTCTACATCGGCACGTTCGGCAGCTTCGTGGGTTTCGCCGGGGCGTTCCCGACGCTGCTGGCCCGTGAGTTCCCCGAGGTCACGCTCTCGCTCGCGTTCCTCGGGGCGCTGGTGGGGTCGCTGAGCCGGCCGGCGGGCGGCTGGGTCGCGGACCGCCTGGGCGGGGCCCGGGTCACGCTCGTGTCGTTCGCGGTGATGATCGTCGGGGCGCTCGGTGCCATCACGGCCCTCGGCAGCGGCTCGTTCGGCCTGTTCTTCGGCTCGTTCCTGCTGCTGTTCGTCGCCACGGGCGTCGGCAACGGCTCGGTGTACCGGATGATCCCGGCCGCGTTCCGGGTCGCGAAGCAGGGCCAGGACCCCGCGGTCACGGCGAAGCTCGCGGCCGGCTGCATCGGCATCGCCGGTGCCGTGGGCGCGTTCGGCGGGTTCCTCATCCCGCGCGGCTTCGCGATGTCGACCACCGCGACGGGCTCCCTCGTCCCCGCCCTGTGGGTCATCGTCGGGGTCTACGCGGTGATGGCCGTCGTCACGTGGGCGACGTACGGCCGCCGGGGCGGCGTCATGGGAGCGGCCCGGGTATGA